A genome region from Erigeron canadensis isolate Cc75 chromosome 3, C_canadensis_v1, whole genome shotgun sequence includes the following:
- the LOC122591987 gene encoding serine/threonine-protein phosphatase 7 long form homolog, giving the protein MLEDTIMEEREELMLSLKPSKTHDPTRKLGLFLKPTSTLTNHGKPFDPTHCCEEKMCSLRVLFKGWRTQQKGWKDWVDGMHSLHKSTWKKAGIYEAVLNSCYEIKKDDNLILGFVQKWCDETKSFVFSWGEVTVTLEDMMVIGGYSVLGDSVDCAIVNEDMERVLEKLMEVRTELTRSSANKADQTQWMKKFKDSGSDIEHEAFLVLWLCRFVFPSSSAVVMKDVLTIGIHLARGVKLALAPAVLASIYRDLSLLKTKMVGFKDDDHNDKTVTAVWAPFQLVQVWIWERFCKLRPNPGHSCSPRFAKWGNKLPVKDVSSFVGSALEEFCWQPYGEDLNDHSLLSKLYQDVGRWVVLDVCLDEGLESWARCSRVSELVGIDGNCIEQYLPHRVAMQFGMNQDVPGDVARTNETSEVAWNFYSRPVTDAKLYIPSRVSEPHVTARYLEWSNKSTGSCSQLCDDEGKNLVKNELRTEGSEDAMGNNDAGGGSGDDEINALGLKLEARIGKLEEVFQYLKAKKQKVI; this is encoded by the coding sequence ATGTTGGAAGATACTATTATGGAAGAAAGAGAGGAACTTATGTTATCACTAAAACCCTCTAAAACCCATGATCCGACCCGGAAACTTGGCCTATTTTTAAAACCCACTTCTACTTTGACAAATCATGGAAAACCCTTTGACCCAACTCATTGCTGTGAAGAAAAAATGTGTTCTTTAAGGGTTTTATTCAAAGGGTGGAGAACGCAACAAAAGGGTTGGAAAGATTGGGTTGATGGTATGCATTCCTTACATAAGTCCACATGGAAAAAAGCCGGAATTTACGAAGCCGTCCTGAATTCGTGTTACGAGATTAAGAAAGATGATAACTTGATTCTTGGGTTTGTTCAGAAATGGTGTGATGAGACTAAAAGTTTTGTGTTTAGCTGGGGAGAAGTTACAGTTACATTGGAAGATATGATGGTTATTGGTGGTTATTCTGTTTTGGGTGACTCTGTGGATTGCGCTATCGTAAATGAGGATATGGAGAGGGTTTTAGAGAAACTGATGGAAGTAAGGACTGAGTTAACAAGATCTAGTGCAAATAAAGCTGATCAGACTCAATGGATGAAGAAATTTAAAGATAGTGGAAGCGATATCGAACATGAAGCATTTCTTGTATTGTGGTTATGCAGGTTTGTTTTCCCTTCTTCGTCTGCCGTAGTTATGAAAGATGTTCTTACCATTGGTATTCATTTAGCTCGAGGGGTCAAACTTGCTCTTGCACCTGCTGTTCTTGCTAGCATTTATAGAGATTTAAGCttgttaaaaactaaaatggTTGGTTTTAAAGATGATGATCACAATGATAAGACCGTGACTGCTGTTTGGGCTCCTTTTCAACTTGTTCAAGTTTGGATTTGGGAGAGATTCTGTAAACTTAGGCCTAATCCTGGTCATAGTTGCAGTCCAAGATTTGCTAAATGGGGCAACAAGTTGCCTGTAAAGGATGTTAGTTCATTTGTTGGTTCTGCATTGGAAGAGTTTTGTTGGCAGCCTTATGGTGAAGATTTAAATGATCATTCGCTGTTGTCTAAGTTGTATCAAGATGTGGGAAGGTGGGTCGTCCTTGATGTTTGTTTAGATGAAGGATTGGAGTCATGGGCTCGTTGTTCGAGAGTTTCTGAGTTAGTTGGGATAGATGGGAACTGCATAGAACAATATTTACCCCATAGAGTTGCAATGCAATTTGGGATGAACCAAGATGTTCCTGGTGATGTGGCCCGAACCAATGAAACTTCTGAAGTCGCCTGGAATTTTTACTCTCGGCCAGTTACAGATGCTAAGTTGTATATTCCATCAAGAGTCTCTGAACCTCATGTTACTGCTAGATACTTGGAGTGGAGCAATAAGTCAACTGGCTCATGTTCTCAGCTGTGTGACGACGAAGGTAAAAACTTAGTGAAAAATGAATTAAGAACAGAAGGATCTGAAGATGCTATGGGTAATAACGATgctggtggtggtagtggtgatGACGAGATTAATGCATTAGGATTAAAACTTGAAGCCAGAATTGGTAAACTTGAGGAagtatttcaatatctcaaaGCTAAAAAACAGAAGGTGATATAA